The candidate division WOR-3 bacterium genome contains a region encoding:
- a CDS encoding Clp1/GlmU family protein has product MRKMTIQEAWQDCVEKILAQPSRILVIGETTTGKTSFVTSLAQTGYKKGIETAVLDMDVGQSNIGPPTTIGLGFVREEINSLSEIKPEKIYFIGNTSPLGKEREFARGLKEILPIARKAELLVVESVAFFKDQGFRDKMLALEIEIIKPDHIVVLKVGVPYQENSLADGGKVFSLPGMIKKSKRNLLQRKRFRIESWQRYLKEGKVYNLSQKRFLTNPGRVIKHSPFIGQAVGLTDMQGSHLAAGVVFEKNEDNLLVFAPPVKGMGEDNLNFIFGEIKVEGGVLNFIKEEVNEKKSTFS; this is encoded by the coding sequence ATGAGAAAAATGACGATCCAAGAAGCCTGGCAGGATTGTGTGGAAAAGATTTTAGCCCAGCCCTCCCGGATTTTGGTAATTGGAGAAACCACTACCGGTAAGACCTCTTTTGTGACAAGTCTTGCCCAAACGGGTTATAAGAAAGGGATAGAGACGGCAGTTTTAGATATGGATGTGGGGCAGTCCAATATCGGTCCGCCGACGACCATCGGCTTGGGATTCGTGAGAGAAGAGATCAATTCTTTATCGGAGATAAAGCCAGAAAAGATTTATTTCATCGGAAACACATCCCCTTTAGGGAAGGAACGGGAGTTTGCTCGGGGCTTGAAAGAGATCTTGCCCATCGCCCGAAAGGCGGAACTTTTGGTTGTGGAATCAGTGGCTTTCTTTAAGGACCAAGGTTTTCGGGATAAGATGTTGGCACTGGAAATAGAAATAATCAAACCGGATCACATCGTGGTGTTAAAAGTTGGTGTGCCGTATCAGGAAAATTCGCTGGCTGATGGAGGAAAGGTTTTCTCCCTTCCGGGGATGATTAAAAAAAGTAAAAGAAATTTGCTCCAGCGGAAGCGCTTTCGGATTGAATCCTGGCAGCGCTACCTGAAAGAAGGGAAGGTGTATAACCTTTCTCAGAAGCGCTTCTTAACGAATCCGGGGCGTGTGATAAAACATAGCCCATTTATTGGGCAGGCGGTGGGCCTTACCGATATGCAGGGTTCTCATTTAGCGGCTGGGGTGGTGTTTGAGAAAAACGAAGATAATCTTTTAGTCTTTGCCCCTCCGGTAAAAGGGATGGGTGAGGATAATCTAAATTTTATCTTTGGGGAAATAAAGGTGGAAGGGGGGGTTCTCAATTTTATCAAAGAAGAAGTGAATGAGAAAAAGAGTACCTTTTCTTAG
- a CDS encoding sigma-70 family RNA polymerase sigma factor, producing the protein MNSEKREKIYALAQPPEIKSLPLSEKELVRKAKEGDERAFADLVQRYEKRIYNLAYRMLQNAEDAADVLQETFLRAFRHLKKFKEKSSFYTWLYRIALNVSLRKLKKRQREGGKVSIEEMGEERLIARKDGGNGAEVLDYEFSLEEEMKKRRIIETVRRALAEVPPDWRSVLILRDMEGLSNEEVAEVLKISLPAVKSRLHRGRVFLRNLLTEKLAKL; encoded by the coding sequence ATGAATTCGGAAAAAAGAGAAAAGATTTACGCCCTGGCCCAACCACCCGAGATCAAATCCCTACCACTGAGTGAGAAGGAGTTAGTGAGGAAGGCGAAGGAGGGGGACGAAAGGGCATTTGCGGATTTGGTCCAACGCTACGAGAAAAGAATTTATAATTTGGCTTACCGGATGCTCCAGAATGCGGAAGATGCCGCCGATGTTTTACAAGAGACATTTTTACGCGCCTTTCGCCATTTAAAGAAATTTAAGGAGAAATCAAGTTTCTATACCTGGCTCTACCGGATCGCCCTCAATGTCTCTTTGAGGAAATTGAAAAAAAGGCAGCGGGAAGGAGGCAAGGTATCAATTGAGGAGATGGGGGAGGAGAGACTGATCGCCCGGAAAGATGGGGGTAATGGAGCAGAAGTTTTGGATTACGAGTTTAGTCTGGAGGAGGAAATGAAGAAGAGAAGAATTATTGAAACGGTTCGCCGCGCCCTGGCGGAAGTACCACCGGATTGGCGTTCGGTATTAATCTTGCGGGATATGGAAGGTCTCTCTAATGAGGAGGTGGCGGAAGTTCTGAAGATCTCACTCCCGGCAGTAAAATCCCGGCTCCATCGGGGAAGGGTTTTTCTCCGAAATCTCCTCACGGAAAAGTTGGCGAAGTTATGA
- a CDS encoding C25 family cysteine peptidase, whose amino-acid sequence MKKFLFFIFFSPFLWGEIRIKDFSYSSFSLEVITPKPTISRKELPEGVFSEVNFPASGRTDIIGKPLLPIFREFIEIPEGAEVKISVKNYKREEIGLDFPICPLQPPIPKPGPPPPWTKDEEFYGRDQFFPAEIVNLVSSGYIRAHRVAVLEISPVRYNPQRGIIEFYPYLELEIKTEGGNISKTLDNLRNWYSLPFEKRLSDLILNYRYYEIDPPNLPIGYLIIVPDEWYNNILPLAQWRWRKGYKTWVKTLSEVGGGQANTVRNYILNAYNNWPIRPTYVLLVGDVDRIGYFTGQGAGSPPTDLNFSLMNPDDYFPDIDVSRLSVANSAQLDSFVQKVIKYEKNQWLTTREWLKKSYFIASSDGGNHQVAESTHKYCMRLQRRYGVICDSLFLYYNSGTPIPEAINGGRAWVTYSGHGSTDRWADCNFTSDNVRQLTNLDKVPFIGTYACLSGDYTSQSYPECFSETWIRVGYRGAISHYASTVTSYWVEDDTFERRVFDAAMDSNFFWAMGMVNKGKLVYFRQMGNNSTTRRYFEMYNLMGDGAIDIYWDIPQTIQVSHPTVIPVGSYQLPVSVQRQGQPVVGALVCASAKNDTTCHRSAYTNQSGSVVLNLYTQQPDSIYITVTGHNLETYLGACIATPMNRPYVIYLRHFIDDAPPRGNGDGIPNPGEELELPTWVKNWGNVTAQGVIGKFITRDPQAQASDTIKNFGNIPGQDSAFTGANGYNLLINLGLPNGYNIPCSLICRDASDSTWVSPITITVGTPIFAYQNYFVSDSHASRPNRRIDPGEEVFLTVAIKNNGLGHGYNVRAVLKAYDTLFLVRDSIGNYGFINRDSIGINSQDRFVVYADSRIRPETQVLCSLFVTADGGYSQKLGFTIGIGVLTITDPIPDGDPAIYYAYDDIDTFYIQHPTYRWIELRNRGTQLPITSDDQTIRIPLPFVFKYYGQRFAESLSVCSNGWIMPGRTTSTVYTNQPLPDPTSSNPHSMICVNWDDLYPPYGNRMWYLYEPDSHRFIIEWDSVHYFSPNTQWDKFEVIVYDTTVPTPTGDNKIVFQYYTANNYISNTVGIENNTSTRGICGLYNGTYHRAQAPLVSGRAISFVTGEPVIGITDFSFKSRERKSEIYPTLLFGFRLNSLILEKEEEVTVYDATGKIVAEKGKGRSGVIERLPAGIYFLKKEGRKKEIGYKIVILR is encoded by the coding sequence ATGAAAAAGTTTCTCTTCTTTATTTTCTTTTCCCCATTTTTATGGGGAGAGATAAGGATAAAGGATTTTTCCTATTCTTCTTTTTCTCTGGAAGTGATCACACCAAAACCGACCATTTCCCGAAAAGAACTACCCGAGGGAGTGTTTTCGGAAGTTAACTTTCCGGCGTCCGGGAGAACGGATATCATTGGCAAACCGCTTTTACCAATTTTCCGGGAGTTTATCGAAATTCCTGAAGGGGCAGAAGTGAAAATTTCGGTGAAGAATTACAAAAGAGAGGAGATAGGGTTAGATTTTCCCATCTGTCCTTTACAACCGCCCATTCCTAAGCCTGGGCCTCCACCACCTTGGACCAAAGATGAAGAATTTTACGGGCGTGACCAATTCTTTCCTGCGGAGATAGTTAATCTTGTCAGTTCCGGCTACATTCGGGCCCATCGGGTGGCGGTGTTAGAAATCTCTCCGGTTCGCTATAATCCCCAAAGAGGTATTATTGAATTCTATCCCTATCTGGAATTGGAAATTAAAACAGAAGGTGGTAATATCAGTAAGACCCTTGATAACCTAAGAAATTGGTATTCTTTACCTTTTGAAAAGCGCCTTTCTGATTTAATTCTTAACTACCGTTATTATGAAATTGACCCACCAAATTTACCAATTGGTTATTTGATAATCGTCCCGGACGAATGGTATAATAACATCTTACCTTTGGCGCAGTGGCGATGGCGGAAAGGTTATAAGACCTGGGTGAAGACCCTTTCTGAGGTCGGCGGTGGACAAGCCAACACTGTCCGGAATTATATTCTCAATGCCTATAATAACTGGCCAATAAGACCGACTTATGTCCTTTTGGTTGGCGATGTTGACCGGATTGGCTATTTTACCGGTCAGGGTGCTGGTTCGCCCCCAACCGATTTGAACTTTTCCTTAATGAATCCGGATGACTACTTCCCTGATATTGATGTCTCCCGGCTCTCAGTCGCCAATTCCGCCCAACTTGATAGTTTTGTCCAGAAGGTAATCAAATACGAGAAGAACCAATGGTTAACTACTCGGGAATGGTTAAAGAAATCTTATTTTATCGCCTCTTCGGATGGAGGAAATCATCAGGTCGCCGAAAGTACCCATAAGTATTGTATGCGGCTCCAGAGGAGATACGGGGTAATCTGCGATTCTCTATTCCTTTATTATAACTCCGGAACGCCAATTCCAGAAGCGATCAATGGCGGTCGGGCTTGGGTCACCTATTCTGGGCATGGTAGTACCGACCGATGGGCGGATTGCAACTTTACTTCGGATAATGTTCGGCAATTGACTAATTTAGATAAGGTTCCTTTCATTGGTACCTATGCCTGTCTTTCTGGTGATTACACATCTCAATCCTATCCGGAATGTTTTTCCGAAACTTGGATCCGAGTTGGTTATCGGGGAGCAATTAGCCATTATGCCTCAACGGTTACTTCCTATTGGGTTGAGGATGATACATTTGAAAGAAGGGTATTTGATGCGGCAATGGATTCTAACTTTTTCTGGGCGATGGGGATGGTTAATAAAGGTAAACTTGTCTATTTCCGCCAAATGGGCAATAATTCCACCACCCGAAGATATTTTGAAATGTATAATCTGATGGGTGACGGTGCAATTGATATCTATTGGGATATACCCCAGACGATTCAAGTTTCTCATCCCACGGTTATTCCGGTAGGTTCTTATCAATTACCAGTTTCGGTTCAGAGGCAAGGCCAGCCCGTGGTTGGGGCATTAGTCTGTGCTTCGGCAAAGAATGACACCACCTGTCATCGTTCCGCCTATACCAATCAATCAGGCTCAGTGGTCTTGAACCTCTACACCCAACAGCCGGATAGTATTTATATCACAGTGACCGGACACAATTTAGAAACTTATCTCGGAGCCTGTATCGCCACGCCGATGAACCGACCTTATGTTATTTATTTGCGCCATTTTATTGACGATGCTCCACCCAGAGGGAACGGAGATGGCATTCCCAATCCGGGAGAGGAATTGGAATTACCAACTTGGGTGAAGAACTGGGGAAATGTTACTGCCCAAGGGGTAATTGGGAAGTTTATTACGCGGGATCCCCAGGCCCAGGCATCGGATACGATTAAAAACTTCGGCAATATTCCCGGCCAGGATTCTGCCTTTACTGGAGCCAATGGCTATAATCTCTTAATTAACCTTGGTTTACCTAACGGGTATAACATCCCCTGCTCTTTAATCTGTCGGGATGCTTCGGACTCCACCTGGGTTTCTCCGATTACAATCACAGTTGGCACCCCAATTTTTGCTTACCAGAATTACTTCGTGAGTGATTCCCATGCCAGTCGTCCGAATAGAAGAATTGATCCGGGAGAGGAAGTTTTTCTTACGGTCGCGATTAAGAATAACGGTTTGGGACACGGATATAATGTTCGGGCGGTCTTAAAGGCTTATGATACCCTCTTTTTAGTACGTGACTCCATTGGTAATTATGGATTTATCAATCGGGATTCCATTGGAATTAATTCCCAGGACCGATTTGTCGTTTATGCCGATTCCCGGATAAGACCGGAAACTCAGGTTCTCTGTTCTTTATTTGTGACCGCAGATGGTGGTTATAGTCAGAAGTTAGGTTTTACGATTGGAATTGGTGTCTTAACCATTACCGATCCGATTCCCGATGGAGACCCGGCAATCTATTATGCCTATGATGATATTGATACCTTCTATATCCAACATCCAACTTATCGCTGGATTGAACTGAGAAACCGGGGAACCCAACTGCCCATCACTTCGGATGACCAGACGATAAGAATTCCCTTACCCTTTGTCTTTAAGTATTATGGGCAAAGATTCGCGGAATCGCTTTCCGTTTGCAGCAACGGTTGGATAATGCCCGGAAGGACAACTTCAACGGTTTATACCAACCAGCCACTTCCGGACCCAACATCAAGTAATCCCCATTCTATGATTTGCGTCAATTGGGATGATTTATATCCGCCCTATGGTAATAGAATGTGGTATCTCTACGAACCCGATTCGCACAGATTCATTATTGAATGGGATTCAGTCCATTACTTCTCTCCCAATACCCAGTGGGATAAATTTGAGGTTATCGTTTATGATACGACCGTTCCCACGCCAACTGGTGATAATAAGATTGTCTTCCAGTACTATACCGCGAATAACTACATCTCCAATACCGTTGGAATTGAAAATAACACATCCACTCGTGGTATTTGTGGACTTTACAACGGCACTTACCATCGGGCACAGGCACCTTTAGTTTCCGGAAGGGCGATTAGTTTTGTTACCGGAGAACCGGTGATTGGCATCACCGACTTTTCATTTAAGAGTAGAGAACGCAAATCCGAAATTTATCCGACGCTCCTTTTTGGCTTCAGATTAAATTCTCTCATTTTGGAGAAAGAGGAAGAGGTGACAGTCTACGATGCAACGGGCAAGATTGTGGCGGAAAAAGGAAAAGGAAGAAGTGGAGTAATTGAGAGATTGCCGGCGGGAATATATTTCTTAAAAAAGGAGGGAAGGAAGAAGGAGATTGGTTATAAGATAGTCATTCTCCGCTGA
- a CDS encoding PQQ-binding-like beta-propeller repeat protein produces MNSKIKKIFLTIFLFFLTFIFFFGSSCGNKPPKVPTVSGPSEAYQWSAPLFSFTTTDPNKDKVIYIIDWGDNSPMETTSEYNSGETAYVDHQFITAQTFSVKAKAMDIKGNIQEEWSTPFSITILPNGRPTKPTITSVIPNLQSVATGESAYFVVSGSNDPDGDSIQYQFIWKKGAVITSPLMAGGGSFLAGYNFPEAGNYNIKAIAIDKKGAISDSSDSYQITALDEGSVIATFLDTIVGIGDFRSPAIFISAAESVLVLSAPMTDEPSYYSLFQLNLKTLKKARADGLGEDYVYDGTVAIDELGNIYVANDESRLYSRSSNLGPRWRYPNYEDSTLDISTAPALVGNYVVFGTGSERKLYILNRDNGTVAATVSVGSGVRSSPVINSAGQIIFADEIGYLWKVTTTGTVKWKIFLGGPFDAAPCLSGNMVYIPNSTTNGKLFAVQDLGDSARKVWEYTSGHSVSSSPVIGTDGYLYFGDDEGYIHAVDPNTGQAKGGYPIQLTDRLGSPITITSTPAFAQDGIFYILAYDEGILFAVNIDGTVRWYKDLGIGGKIKKMAYEDVDPSVIIGPDGTIYCPTAEAVFAVKGRTTGTPANTPWPRWRHDNRNTGNAGTAPTR; encoded by the coding sequence ATGAATAGTAAGATTAAGAAGATATTTCTTACCATCTTTCTTTTCTTTCTCACTTTCATTTTCTTTTTCGGCTCCAGTTGCGGCAATAAACCCCCTAAGGTACCGACGGTTTCCGGACCGAGTGAAGCCTACCAGTGGAGTGCACCACTTTTTTCCTTTACAACCACTGATCCCAATAAGGATAAGGTGATTTATATCATTGATTGGGGAGATAATTCACCGATGGAGACGACCAGTGAATATAATAGTGGCGAAACCGCTTATGTTGACCATCAATTTATCACAGCCCAAACTTTCTCGGTGAAGGCGAAGGCAATGGATATTAAAGGGAATATTCAAGAAGAGTGGTCTACTCCATTTTCTATCACAATTTTACCCAATGGAAGGCCGACGAAGCCAACAATCACTTCGGTCATTCCTAATCTCCAAAGTGTGGCTACTGGGGAATCCGCTTACTTTGTCGTTAGCGGGTCAAATGACCCGGATGGTGATAGTATCCAATACCAATTCATTTGGAAAAAAGGTGCGGTAATTACTAGTCCTCTAATGGCGGGGGGTGGTTCTTTTCTGGCGGGTTATAATTTTCCCGAAGCCGGTAATTATAATATAAAGGCAATTGCCATAGATAAGAAAGGTGCGATATCGGATTCGTCTGACTCATATCAAATAACCGCTCTTGATGAAGGAAGTGTTATTGCTACATTTTTAGATACGATTGTCGGAATTGGGGATTTCCGCTCGCCAGCAATCTTCATCAGTGCCGCCGAGTCAGTTTTGGTTCTTAGTGCGCCGATGACCGATGAGCCAAGTTATTATTCCTTATTCCAATTAAATCTGAAGACCTTGAAGAAGGCACGTGCCGATGGTTTAGGAGAAGACTATGTCTACGATGGCACGGTGGCGATTGATGAGTTGGGCAATATCTATGTGGCAAATGATGAGAGCCGACTTTACTCCCGTTCCAGTAATTTAGGACCCCGTTGGCGCTATCCTAACTATGAGGATTCCACACTTGATATTTCTACTGCCCCGGCGCTTGTTGGTAATTATGTCGTATTTGGTACCGGTAGCGAGAGGAAACTCTATATCCTAAACCGGGATAACGGCACAGTAGCAGCTACGGTTTCGGTGGGAAGCGGTGTTAGGTCTTCGCCGGTGATTAATTCTGCTGGTCAGATAATTTTTGCCGATGAGATTGGTTATTTATGGAAAGTGACAACCACTGGTACGGTGAAATGGAAGATTTTCTTGGGTGGTCCTTTTGATGCTGCACCCTGTCTCTCTGGTAATATGGTTTATATTCCCAACAGCACCACTAACGGAAAACTTTTTGCGGTTCAAGACCTTGGTGATTCTGCCCGGAAGGTTTGGGAATATACTTCTGGTCATAGTGTCAGTTCTTCACCGGTAATCGGTACGGATGGTTATCTCTACTTTGGCGATGATGAAGGTTATATTCATGCGGTTGACCCTAATACCGGTCAGGCGAAAGGTGGCTATCCAATTCAATTGACCGATCGATTGGGTAGTCCAATTACCATCACCTCAACTCCGGCTTTTGCTCAGGATGGCATTTTCTATATCCTGGCTTATGATGAAGGGATACTTTTCGCGGTAAATATTGACGGAACGGTTAGATGGTATAAAGATTTAGGAATCGGTGGAAAAATAAAGAAGATGGCTTATGAGGATGTTGATCCCTCAGTGATTATTGGTCCGGATGGCACAATCTACTGTCCAACCGCGGAGGCGGTCTTTGCAGTAAAAGGAAGAACGACTGGCACACCAGCGAATACCCCTTGGCCCAGATGGCGCCATGATAATCGGAATACCGGCAATGCGGGAACAGCACCGACGCGTTAA
- a CDS encoding SoxR reducing system RseC family protein — MEEVGRVKVVKAKRVLVEIKPSGFCGGCGQREGCGLLFSSGKKTVEAKNDIGAKEGDWVKLTFNEKKEFFSSLLLFGLPLLFLIIGVIFFNLWGGVIGIFFAFFLLGLVNIFFKKRGLFLPIVTAIVKQKEEER; from the coding sequence ATGGAAGAGGTCGGTCGGGTGAAAGTGGTGAAGGCAAAGAGGGTGCTGGTAGAGATAAAGCCGAGCGGTTTTTGCGGGGGCTGCGGGCAAAGAGAAGGATGCGGTCTTCTTTTTTCTTCTGGGAAAAAGACGGTGGAGGCGAAAAATGATATTGGAGCGAAGGAAGGTGATTGGGTAAAATTAACTTTTAATGAAAAAAAGGAATTTTTTTCCTCTCTTCTCCTTTTTGGTCTCCCCCTTCTCTTTTTAATTATCGGTGTGATCTTTTTTAATCTTTGGGGTGGAGTCATTGGCATCTTTTTTGCCTTTTTTCTTTTAGGATTAGTAAACATCTTTTTTAAGAAAAGGGGGTTATTCTTACCGATCGTCACCGCAATCGTTAAGCAAAAAGAGGAGGAAAGATGA
- the nadC gene encoding carboxylating nicotinate-nucleotide diphosphorylase, with the protein MFKNLASKPEIKKLIRKALEEDIGRGDWTSEYLLKGEERCRAVIRAKEGGVLAGIEICQLVFKSLDKDIVFRPKKRDGEEFKKGEVLAVIKGKAKAILSAERVALNFLQRMCGIATLTRKFVEKTRGTKAKIMDTRKTTPLLRILEKYAVKVGGGKNHRFGLFDMILIKDNHLKLVKGIEEALARVERRNKKGLPVEIEVKNLKEFLIAQKVGAELIMLDNMSLKEIREAVKRKRPGVKLEVSGGVNLKNVRAIAKTGVDYISVGSLTHSFKAIDISLDIL; encoded by the coding sequence ATGTTCAAGAATTTAGCATCAAAGCCAGAGATAAAAAAGTTAATCAGAAAAGCCTTAGAAGAAGATATCGGGAGAGGTGATTGGACATCCGAATATTTGCTAAAAGGGGAGGAAAGGTGTCGGGCGGTGATTAGGGCAAAGGAAGGAGGGGTTTTGGCCGGAATAGAAATTTGTCAATTGGTATTTAAGTCCTTGGATAAAGATATAGTATTTAGACCGAAGAAGAGAGATGGGGAAGAATTTAAAAAAGGAGAGGTCTTAGCGGTGATAAAGGGAAAGGCAAAAGCAATTCTTTCCGCAGAAAGGGTAGCGTTAAATTTTTTACAGAGGATGTGTGGTATCGCTACTCTCACCCGGAAATTTGTTGAGAAAACAAGAGGCACAAAAGCAAAAATTATGGATACCAGAAAGACCACCCCCTTATTGAGAATTTTAGAGAAGTATGCGGTAAAGGTCGGTGGGGGAAAAAATCACCGTTTTGGACTTTTTGATATGATTCTAATTAAGGATAACCACTTAAAATTGGTTAAGGGGATAGAAGAGGCACTGGCACGGGTAGAGAGGAGAAATAAGAAGGGATTACCCGTTGAGATTGAAGTTAAAAACTTAAAAGAATTCCTAATTGCCCAAAAGGTTGGAGCGGAATTGATTATGTTGGACAATATGAGTTTGAAAGAGATAAGGGAAGCAGTGAAAAGGAAAAGACCGGGAGTAAAATTAGAGGTTTCGGGCGGGGTGAACTTAAAGAATGTGCGGGCAATCGCTAAGACTGGAGTTGATTACATCTCCGTTGGCTCTTTAACCCATTCGTTTAAGGCGATAGATATTTCTTTGGATATTCTTTGA